A genomic window from Gemmatimonadaceae bacterium includes:
- a CDS encoding heavy metal-binding domain-containing protein, producing the protein MHFPATLTRTHPVLLVTTPAIEGRPVKKTLGIVTGEAILGANIFRDFLAGVRDIVGGRSGAYEEELRKARDVALQEMAEEAAAMGGNAVVGVDLDYENITVGKSGGMLMVCASGTAVVL; encoded by the coding sequence ATGCACTTTCCCGCGACTCTTACCAGGACTCATCCCGTGCTGCTCGTCACCACGCCCGCCATCGAAGGCCGCCCCGTCAAGAAGACCCTTGGCATCGTCACCGGCGAAGCCATCCTCGGCGCCAACATCTTCCGCGACTTCCTCGCCGGGGTGCGTGACATCGTCGGCGGACGCTCCGGCGCCTATGAGGAGGAGCTGCGCAAGGCTCGCGACGTCGCGCTCCAGGAGATGGCCGAGGAAGCCGCAGCGATGGGGGGCAACGCCGTCGTCGGCGTGGACCTCGACTACGAGAACATCACCGTCGGCAAGTCGGGCGGGATGCTGATGGTCTGCGCCTCCGGCACCGCCGTGGTGCTCTAG
- a CDS encoding DUF808 domain-containing protein: MASTLLALLDDITTLLDDVAVLSKVAVKKTSGVVGDDLALNAEQVTGFKPDRELPVVWAVAKGSLVNKAILVPAALLISAFAPRLIVPLLMIGGVYLCYEGFEKVAHKLLHRRDAEEQARRLERVAALAHPEVDLVALERTRIRGAIRTDFILSAEIVVIALGTMANAPLGQQVVALSLIGVGITVLVYGLVAGIVKLDDLGTQLLRAEGRHGVAASSRAFGAAILRMAPWLMRTLSVVGTGAMFLVGGSIVAHGLPVIAGLLDHVTDGGGGLGGAFVKLLLDALVGVLVGAVMVGAEALVRRLRRLRDPRAG, from the coding sequence ATGGCCTCGACGCTGCTCGCCCTGCTGGACGACATCACCACGTTGCTCGACGACGTCGCCGTCCTGAGCAAGGTCGCGGTCAAGAAGACGTCGGGCGTGGTCGGGGATGACCTCGCGCTGAACGCCGAGCAGGTGACGGGATTCAAGCCGGACCGCGAGCTGCCGGTGGTGTGGGCGGTGGCCAAGGGGTCGCTGGTCAACAAGGCGATCCTGGTGCCGGCGGCGCTGCTGATCAGCGCCTTCGCGCCGCGGCTGATCGTGCCGCTGCTGATGATCGGTGGCGTGTACCTCTGCTACGAAGGCTTCGAGAAGGTGGCGCACAAGCTGCTGCATCGGCGCGACGCCGAGGAGCAGGCGCGGCGGCTGGAGCGCGTGGCGGCGCTGGCGCACCCCGAGGTGGACCTCGTCGCGCTCGAGCGCACGCGCATCCGCGGCGCCATCCGCACGGACTTCATCCTCTCGGCGGAGATCGTCGTCATCGCGCTAGGGACGATGGCCAACGCGCCGCTCGGACAGCAGGTGGTGGCCCTGAGCCTGATTGGCGTCGGCATCACCGTGCTCGTCTACGGCCTCGTGGCGGGCATCGTCAAGCTCGACGACCTCGGCACGCAGCTGCTGCGCGCAGAGGGCAGGCACGGCGTGGCGGCGTCGAGCCGCGCCTTCGGTGCGGCGATCCTGCGGATGGCGCCGTGGCTGATGCGGACGCTCTCGGTGGTGGGCACCGGTGCGATGTTCCTCGTGGGCGGGAGCATCGTGGCGCACGGGCTGCCGGTGATTGCAGGCCTGCTGGATCACGTGACCGACGGCGGTGGCGGGCTCGGCGGGGCCTTCGTGAAGTTGTTGCTCGACGCGTTGGTGGGTGTGCTGGTCGGCGCGGTGATGGTCGGCGCCGAGGCACTCGTGCGACGTCTACGCCGCCTCCGGGACCCACGCGCGGGCTAG
- a CDS encoding DUF3592 domain-containing protein, with translation MVQSLLLGGLGFCALGLILFLAPPAFWQALTSPGSKLREQTSVAAAVLFTGLTVAGIGVVMWSTGEVLSGRASMHWVAVDAEILNTSLTQGVEARTGRKQWRPRVHYRYTWEGAAYEGRRLSFGLNTFPDASAGAETLQARYAPGSRHPVYVDPADPANSVLVPGMDVLVLFLGGIGLLFAMVGLLQLRGLARAWVPEAA, from the coding sequence ATGGTCCAATCGCTCCTTCTCGGCGGACTCGGGTTCTGCGCGCTCGGCTTGATTCTGTTCCTCGCTCCGCCCGCTTTCTGGCAGGCACTGACGTCGCCCGGCAGCAAGCTACGCGAGCAGACCTCGGTTGCCGCAGCCGTGCTGTTCACGGGTTTGACAGTCGCGGGCATCGGAGTAGTGATGTGGAGCACAGGAGAGGTGCTCAGCGGGCGCGCATCGATGCATTGGGTCGCCGTGGATGCAGAAATTTTGAACACTTCCCTCACGCAAGGCGTCGAAGCGCGCACCGGCCGGAAGCAATGGCGTCCGAGGGTCCACTATCGTTACACCTGGGAAGGAGCGGCGTACGAGGGCCGGCGACTGTCGTTCGGCCTCAACACGTTCCCCGACGCGAGTGCGGGCGCCGAAACCCTGCAAGCACGCTACGCTCCGGGGAGCCGCCACCCGGTGTACGTGGACCCAGCGGACCCCGCCAACTCGGTACTCGTGCCGGGGATGGACGTGCTCGTGCTCTTCCTCGGCGGCATCGGACTGCTCTTTGCTATGGTCGGGCTGCTCCAGCTGCGGGGACTAGCCCGCGCGTGGGTCCCGGAGGCGGCGTAG
- a CDS encoding CHAT domain-containing protein → MSRLVDPRALVAALLLSIVPAPTSAQNALDPEVAAADARRVAGDTVGLVAQYERALQRLEAAPAPNARSIEQALRGLSILHFRQRNTAAALAYQERLAPLMDSVAGPQSLATAQEWHNLGVLRSMAGRQDDALVASERALAVRERELPAGDALTKTTQRQLATSLRDRARRAAQSGALVNAWNDYDRAMKLSEAADGPDAEPTLQALLGLVQLFDAIGRSGDSQVLMAVGPQRAVAVGERALAVLQREFGADDQRVRRIAADLEVMRTGATAMSIDPRATRDAAARAAAAAESAYGPDTRETAQALLRLGVAQGDLREFAAARTTLERALAIRTRTDGAASEPVAELQRRLGDLLRAERRMPEARAQLERALATAEGALGRDAAGLAPFLRSLAGLMGDLGDQQQERALVARADRVEGAATAGAGSPEAALRDVLRATELESRGDRAGARRLREGALRTLEPQFGPSHIIVATVQFALARDLIALEDYAGAERLVRRGMETAANTFGVESPEYAVAMTMLASVASARKDYPEAERLLRQVVALNDRTLGPGHPQGFARRFDLADVMLTQRKFDEGGRYVLESATLVDRYAREILPTLSVAEQQAFLETTLPYATAFLLMSAHASPDLVPAAYDRLAGWKGLLLRGIDRQAAVARLADDPRARQDVQRVSVVRGELASLVQNVSSMEPAAYRQHLERLTNEKERLERRLAELVPEAPDAWRGSAALSAQLPLGTAFVDVFRSGAGTQARYDAIITVARRAPIKVDLGPAARIEQRVAAWRTAVTGDRFAIDEFWALVSATIDPIARALPEKLAFVWISPDAQLSRVPWATLAAYNDRIKDAQAAQVPSARALVSLLAAPTLADGGDLVLVGDVDFEAGPRAAQRPSTRWTPLPGTGTEVRAIASIADSAKVPTRRVAGATATPSAVTQALVGARVAHLATHGFFFGESEAVYNSRGVVGVAPAGLNAAPASRNPLAESGLALAGANVNAAGNLTAEQILGLDLRRLKLVVLSACETGRGAEVTGQGVLGLQASLLAAGTRGMLMSLWKVPDESTAFLMERFYIYYLDGYAAPVALRQAQGDVLGREEFKNPVHWAGWVFVGGRDG, encoded by the coding sequence ATGTCCCGATTGGTCGACCCGCGCGCACTCGTCGCCGCGCTGCTGCTCAGCATCGTCCCCGCGCCCACGTCGGCGCAGAATGCACTGGATCCCGAGGTCGCCGCTGCCGACGCCCGCCGCGTCGCGGGTGATACGGTCGGGTTGGTCGCCCAGTATGAGCGCGCACTGCAGCGGCTCGAAGCCGCGCCCGCACCGAACGCACGTTCCATAGAGCAGGCACTGCGCGGGCTGTCGATCCTGCACTTCCGCCAACGCAACACGGCGGCGGCGCTGGCATACCAGGAGCGCCTCGCCCCGTTGATGGACTCGGTCGCCGGCCCACAATCCTTGGCGACGGCGCAGGAGTGGCACAACCTGGGCGTGCTGCGCTCGATGGCCGGGCGGCAGGACGATGCGCTGGTAGCCAGCGAGCGTGCGCTGGCGGTGCGTGAGCGCGAGCTCCCGGCGGGCGACGCGCTGACGAAGACGACGCAGCGCCAGCTCGCGACCTCCCTGCGCGACCGGGCGCGTCGCGCCGCACAGTCCGGCGCGCTCGTGAATGCCTGGAACGACTATGACCGCGCGATGAAGCTCTCCGAGGCGGCGGACGGACCGGACGCCGAGCCGACGCTGCAGGCACTGCTCGGGCTCGTGCAGCTTTTCGACGCGATCGGCAGGTCGGGAGACTCGCAGGTGCTGATGGCCGTTGGGCCGCAGCGTGCCGTCGCCGTGGGAGAGCGCGCCCTCGCCGTGCTGCAGCGCGAGTTCGGCGCGGATGACCAGCGGGTGCGCCGCATCGCCGCGGACCTCGAAGTGATGCGCACAGGCGCAACGGCGATGTCGATCGACCCACGCGCCACGCGCGATGCGGCGGCGCGGGCCGCAGCGGCCGCGGAATCGGCCTACGGCCCCGACACGCGAGAGACGGCGCAAGCGCTGCTGCGCCTCGGCGTGGCGCAAGGCGACCTGCGCGAGTTCGCTGCGGCCCGTACCACGCTCGAACGCGCCTTGGCGATCCGCACGCGCACGGACGGCGCCGCATCGGAGCCGGTGGCAGAGCTCCAGCGCCGGCTCGGCGATCTCCTGCGCGCCGAACGCCGGATGCCCGAGGCGCGCGCGCAGCTCGAACGTGCGCTGGCGACCGCCGAAGGCGCGCTCGGCCGCGACGCCGCCGGCCTCGCGCCTTTCCTGCGGTCGCTCGCCGGCCTGATGGGCGACCTCGGCGATCAGCAGCAAGAGCGGGCTCTGGTCGCGCGGGCCGATCGCGTCGAAGGGGCCGCGACGGCCGGCGCTGGAAGCCCGGAGGCTGCGCTGCGCGACGTGCTGCGCGCGACCGAGCTTGAATCGCGCGGCGACCGCGCCGGGGCACGTCGGCTGCGCGAGGGCGCGCTGCGCACGCTGGAGCCACAGTTTGGACCGAGCCACATCATCGTGGCGACGGTGCAGTTTGCGCTGGCGCGGGACCTCATCGCGCTGGAGGACTACGCCGGCGCCGAGCGACTCGTGCGGCGCGGGATGGAGACGGCGGCGAACACTTTCGGCGTGGAGTCGCCGGAGTACGCCGTGGCGATGACGATGCTCGCCAGCGTCGCGTCGGCGCGAAAGGACTATCCGGAGGCCGAACGCCTGCTGCGGCAGGTGGTCGCGCTCAACGACCGCACGCTCGGGCCTGGGCATCCACAGGGCTTCGCGCGGCGCTTCGACCTGGCGGACGTGATGCTCACGCAGCGCAAGTTCGATGAGGGCGGACGCTACGTGCTGGAGTCGGCGACGCTCGTGGACCGCTACGCGCGCGAGATCCTGCCGACGCTCTCGGTGGCCGAGCAGCAGGCATTCCTTGAGACGACGCTTCCGTACGCGACGGCCTTCCTGTTGATGAGCGCGCACGCCTCGCCGGATCTCGTGCCCGCGGCCTACGACCGCTTGGCCGGCTGGAAGGGCCTGCTGCTGCGCGGCATCGACCGGCAAGCGGCGGTGGCGCGGCTGGCCGACGATCCGCGCGCGCGGCAAGACGTGCAGCGCGTGTCGGTCGTGCGCGGCGAGCTAGCGTCACTCGTGCAAAACGTATCGTCGATGGAACCGGCGGCGTACCGGCAGCATCTCGAGCGGCTCACGAACGAGAAGGAACGCCTCGAGCGCAGGCTTGCCGAGCTCGTGCCGGAGGCGCCGGATGCTTGGCGGGGCAGCGCCGCGCTGAGCGCGCAGTTGCCACTGGGTACGGCGTTCGTGGATGTATTCCGCTCCGGGGCCGGCACGCAGGCGCGCTACGACGCCATCATCACAGTCGCGCGCCGTGCTCCAATCAAGGTTGACCTCGGTCCGGCGGCGCGCATCGAGCAGCGCGTGGCGGCCTGGCGCACGGCCGTGACCGGCGATCGCTTTGCCATCGACGAGTTCTGGGCCTTGGTGAGCGCGACGATCGATCCGATCGCGCGGGCGCTGCCGGAGAAGCTCGCCTTCGTGTGGATCAGCCCCGACGCGCAGCTCTCGCGTGTGCCGTGGGCGACGCTCGCCGCGTACAACGACCGGATCAAGGACGCGCAGGCGGCACAGGTGCCGTCGGCGCGGGCGCTGGTGTCGTTGTTGGCGGCGCCGACGCTAGCAGACGGCGGCGACCTCGTGCTGGTGGGCGACGTGGACTTTGAGGCGGGCCCGCGCGCCGCGCAGCGCCCGAGCACGCGCTGGACGCCGTTGCCTGGCACGGGGACCGAGGTGCGCGCCATTGCATCCATCGCCGACAGCGCGAAGGTGCCGACGCGGCGCGTGGCGGGTGCGACGGCCACGCCGAGCGCGGTGACGCAGGCCTTGGTGGGTGCGCGCGTGGCGCACCTCGCCACGCACGGCTTCTTCTTTGGCGAAAGCGAGGCGGTGTACAACAGCCGTGGCGTGGTGGGCGTGGCGCCGGCGGGTCTGAACGCCGCGCCCGCCTCACGCAATCCGCTGGCCGAGAGTGGGCTCGCACTCGCAGGCGCCAACGTGAACGCGGCAGGGAACCTCACGGCCGAGCAGATCCTCGGGCTCGACCTGCGCCGGCTCAAGCTCGTGGTGCTCTCCGCCTGTGAGACGGGCCGCGGCGCCGAAGTCACGGGGCAGGGTGTGCTCGGCTTGCAGGCGTCGCTGCTCGCGGCCGGCACGCGGGGGATGCTGATGAGCCTCTGGAAGGTGCCGGACGAGAGCACGGCCTTCTTGATGGAACGCTTCTACATCTACTACCTCGACGGCTACGCCGCGCCGGTGGCGCTGCGTCAGGCGCAGGGCGACGTGCTCGGGCGCGAGGAGTTCAAGAACCCCGTACACTGGGCCGGCTGGGTGTTCGTGGGCGGGCGCGACGGCTGA
- a CDS encoding amino acid permease: MTTSAPRSFGLPSATAVLISNMVGTGVFTSLGFQVMDLSSGFALLALWVIGGLLALSGALCYAELGAMYPRSGGEYVYLTEAWSPRLGFIGGFVSMTAGFAAPIAIAAIAFGRYAAQVVPVAPMLATVSVLAVVALVQWTGVSLARKFQVATTGSTLLIIVAFIVAGLAIGPREPISFAPDAESLRQMATAPFAISLIYVVYAYTGWNAIGYVAGEVTEPQRTIPRAVVGAVLLVALLYLLLHWVFLRTVPLDALRGTVEVGALSGQRILGDTGGRLMSALIALVLVATISGFLLAGSRVTQAVGAGSARLAWLGARSGDGVPRRAVALQLGLIALLIATASFEAVLAYAGIVLNLMNLLAVAGLMKLRRSLPDLARPFRTPLYPLTPVVFAALSSWMTLFVIWQRPSVILAAVGTLLVGGALHGWVERSTR; the protein is encoded by the coding sequence GTGACCACCTCCGCGCCCCGCAGCTTCGGCCTCCCCTCGGCCACCGCCGTGCTGATCTCCAATATGGTCGGCACCGGCGTGTTCACCTCGCTGGGATTCCAGGTGATGGACCTCTCCAGCGGCTTCGCGCTGCTGGCGCTCTGGGTGATCGGCGGCCTGCTCGCGCTGAGCGGCGCACTCTGCTACGCCGAGCTCGGCGCGATGTACCCGCGCAGCGGCGGCGAGTACGTGTACCTCACCGAAGCCTGGAGCCCGCGGCTGGGCTTCATCGGCGGCTTCGTCTCGATGACCGCCGGCTTCGCCGCGCCGATCGCCATCGCCGCCATCGCCTTCGGACGCTACGCGGCGCAGGTGGTCCCGGTCGCGCCGATGCTGGCCACGGTCAGCGTGCTGGCGGTCGTCGCACTGGTGCAGTGGACCGGCGTCTCGCTGGCCCGCAAGTTCCAGGTCGCGACCACCGGCAGCACACTGCTCATCATCGTCGCCTTCATCGTCGCCGGGCTGGCCATCGGTCCGCGCGAGCCGATCTCCTTCGCGCCAGACGCCGAGTCCCTGCGCCAGATGGCGACGGCGCCCTTCGCCATCTCGCTCATCTACGTGGTGTACGCCTACACCGGCTGGAACGCCATCGGCTACGTGGCCGGCGAAGTCACCGAACCGCAGCGCACGATTCCACGCGCCGTGGTCGGCGCGGTGCTCCTGGTAGCCCTGCTCTACCTGCTGTTGCATTGGGTGTTCCTGCGCACGGTGCCGCTCGACGCGCTGCGCGGCACGGTCGAGGTCGGTGCGCTCTCGGGTCAGCGCATCCTCGGCGACACGGGCGGCCGCTTGATGAGCGCCTTGATTGCGTTGGTGCTGGTGGCGACGATCAGCGGCTTCTTGCTGGCCGGCTCGCGCGTGACGCAGGCCGTCGGCGCGGGCTCGGCGCGCCTGGCCTGGCTCGGCGCGCGCAGCGGTGACGGCGTGCCGCGCCGCGCGGTGGCGCTGCAGCTCGGGCTCATCGCGCTGCTGATCGCCACGGCCAGCTTCGAGGCGGTGCTGGCCTACGCCGGCATCGTGCTCAACCTGATGAACCTGCTCGCCGTCGCCGGCCTGATGAAGCTGCGCCGCAGCCTCCCCGACCTCGCACGCCCGTTCCGCACGCCGCTGTATCCGCTCACGCCCGTGGTGTTCGCGGCGCTGAGCAGTTGGATGACGCTGTTCGTGATCTGGCAGCGCCCCAGCGTCATCCTCGCGGCCGTCGGCACCTTGCTCGTTGGCGGCGCGCTGCACGGCTGGGTGGAACGCAGCACGCGGTGA
- the argG gene encoding argininosuccinate synthase, translating to MATILQSLPVGAKVGIAFSGGLDTSAALHWMRAKGAIPFAYTANLGQPDESDYEEIPRKAMAYGAEKARLVECRHELVAEGIAAIQSGAFHVSTGGQTYFNTTPLGRAVTGTMLVAAMREDDVHIWGDGSTFKGNDIERFYRYGLLTNPALKVYKPWLDQAFIDQLGGRKEMSEYLVANGFEYKMSTEKAYSTDSNILGATHEAKDLEFLDKGMHIVQPIMGVPFWRDDCAVKKETVSVRFDEGVPVALNGKTFPSLLDLFYEANAIGGRHGLGMTDQIENRIIEAKSRGIYEAPGMALLFIAYERLVTGIHNEDTIEQYRIHGKKLGRLLYQGRWLDPQALMLRESAQRWVARAVTGEVTLELRRGNDYSVMDTTSPNLTYKPERLTMERGEEFFSPADRIGQLTMRNLDIVDTREKLAMYTKTGLLKSGGTSVPHLPGKGE from the coding sequence ATGGCCACGATCCTCCAGTCCCTGCCCGTCGGCGCGAAGGTCGGCATCGCCTTCTCCGGCGGCCTCGATACCTCCGCGGCCCTCCATTGGATGCGCGCCAAGGGCGCGATTCCGTTCGCCTATACGGCCAACCTCGGGCAGCCGGACGAGTCCGACTACGAGGAGATCCCGCGCAAGGCGATGGCCTACGGCGCCGAGAAGGCGCGGCTGGTGGAGTGCCGCCACGAACTCGTGGCCGAGGGCATCGCCGCGATCCAGAGCGGCGCCTTCCACGTCAGCACCGGCGGACAGACCTACTTCAACACGACGCCGCTGGGCCGTGCCGTCACCGGCACGATGCTCGTGGCCGCGATGCGCGAGGACGACGTCCACATCTGGGGCGACGGCTCGACGTTCAAGGGCAATGACATCGAGCGCTTCTACCGCTACGGCCTGCTCACCAACCCGGCGCTCAAGGTCTACAAGCCCTGGCTGGACCAGGCCTTCATCGACCAGCTCGGCGGCCGCAAGGAGATGAGCGAGTACCTCGTCGCCAACGGCTTCGAGTACAAGATGAGCACCGAGAAGGCCTACTCCACCGACAGCAACATCCTCGGAGCCACGCACGAGGCCAAGGACCTGGAGTTCCTCGACAAGGGGATGCACATCGTGCAGCCCATTATGGGCGTGCCCTTCTGGCGCGACGACTGCGCGGTGAAGAAGGAGACGGTGAGCGTGCGCTTCGACGAAGGCGTGCCGGTGGCGCTCAACGGCAAGACCTTCCCGTCGCTGCTCGACCTGTTCTACGAGGCCAACGCCATCGGCGGGCGGCACGGCCTGGGGATGACGGACCAGATCGAGAACCGCATCATCGAGGCCAAGAGCCGCGGCATCTATGAAGCGCCGGGAATGGCGCTGCTATTCATCGCCTACGAGCGCCTCGTGACGGGCATCCACAACGAGGACACGATCGAGCAGTACCGCATCCACGGCAAGAAGCTCGGCCGCCTGCTGTATCAGGGCCGCTGGCTCGACCCGCAGGCGCTGATGCTGCGCGAGAGCGCCCAGCGCTGGGTGGCGCGCGCCGTCACCGGCGAGGTCACCCTGGAACTGCGCCGCGGCAACGACTACTCGGTGATGGACACGACCAGCCCGAACCTCACCTACAAGCCCGAGCGGCTGACGATGGAGCGCGGTGAGGAGTTCTTCTCGCCGGCGGACCGCATCGGGCAGCTCACGATGCGGAACCTCGACATCGTGGACACGCGGGAGAAGCTTGCGATGTACACGAAGACCGGGCTGCTCAAGAGCGGCGGGACGAGCGTGCCGCACCTGCCGGGGAAGGGCGAGTAG
- a CDS encoding SIMPL domain-containing protein, which translates to MQLPERIPASSVILALGIALGGFLAGHGVVRAKAAERYVTVKGVAEREAVADLAIWPLRLVSADNDLARANAELQTNVARVRRFLARHGVDTTQITLQDFVVRDKQANEYGGQMGGPRYLITQTVLVRSTQPEVVAAASQRVAELVNEGVVLSSGEQYGNGGPTFVFTGLNALKPEMIAQATARAREAAQQFAADAGSSLGGIRQANQGYFEILPRDQAQGIGEASQVKKTIRVVATVEYLLK; encoded by the coding sequence ATGCAACTCCCAGAACGCATTCCCGCCTCGTCCGTGATCCTGGCCCTTGGCATTGCGCTGGGTGGCTTCCTCGCCGGCCACGGCGTGGTGCGCGCGAAGGCCGCCGAGCGCTACGTGACCGTGAAGGGCGTGGCCGAGCGCGAAGCCGTCGCCGATCTCGCCATCTGGCCGCTTCGGCTGGTCTCGGCGGACAACGACCTCGCCCGCGCCAACGCCGAGCTGCAGACCAACGTCGCGCGCGTGCGGCGCTTTCTTGCGCGGCACGGCGTGGACACCACGCAGATCACCCTGCAGGACTTCGTCGTCCGCGACAAGCAGGCCAATGAGTACGGCGGGCAGATGGGCGGGCCGCGTTATTTGATCACGCAGACCGTGCTGGTGCGTTCGACGCAACCGGAGGTCGTGGCGGCCGCGAGCCAGCGTGTGGCCGAGCTGGTCAACGAGGGCGTGGTGCTCTCCAGCGGCGAGCAGTACGGCAATGGCGGCCCGACGTTCGTGTTCACCGGGCTCAACGCACTCAAGCCGGAGATGATCGCGCAGGCCACCGCGCGGGCACGCGAGGCGGCGCAGCAGTTCGCGGCTGATGCCGGCTCGTCGCTCGGTGGGATTCGTCAGGCGAATCAGGGCTACTTCGAGATCCTGCCGCGCGACCAGGCGCAAGGGATCGGCGAGGCGAGCCAGGTGAAGAAGACCATCCGCGTGGTGGCGACGGTGGAGTACCTGCTGAAGTGA
- a CDS encoding alpha-L-fucosidase: MSVSRRGFVASLAAAGAGIAGARTLQAAEVDAALHAMSRGAGAVSPRPRPSPSQLLWQQDELALFLHFGVNTFTNREWGDGTERPEIFNPALLDARQWARVARETGFKAMILTAKHHDGFCLWPTATTRHSVVSSPWRGGEGDLVREFADACRAEGLRVGVYLSPWDRNHPTYGDSPAYNAVYAAQLTELLTRYGPIHEVWHDGANGEGPNGKRQQYDWPSVWALVKRLQPEAVIFSDAGPDLRWIGNEIGVAGETNWSTVRPEIVPVPGLEGAEVIRSLQEGDRDGTVWRPGETDVSIRPGWFYHPAEDARVRSGENIEHLYFSSVGRNSKLLLNVPPAPAGLLHETDVASLRAMRARLDARFAEERTAGASSRFTPQDARRAEALRYFARPASVHTLDLAEDIREGQRVARHVVEGFDGREWRVLHRGTTIGYRRLVPIVPQELSALRVRIEDAVEPPIPIRVRAFG; encoded by the coding sequence GTGAGCGTCTCGCGGCGCGGGTTCGTGGCGTCGCTGGCTGCGGCTGGCGCGGGGATTGCAGGAGCGCGCACGCTCCAAGCGGCAGAGGTCGATGCGGCTCTGCACGCGATGTCGCGCGGCGCCGGCGCAGTCAGCCCCCGCCCACGTCCGAGCCCCAGTCAGCTGCTTTGGCAGCAGGACGAGCTCGCGCTGTTCCTGCACTTCGGCGTGAACACGTTCACCAATCGCGAGTGGGGCGACGGCACGGAACGGCCGGAAATCTTCAACCCGGCCTTGCTCGACGCACGGCAGTGGGCGCGCGTCGCGCGCGAGACGGGCTTCAAGGCGATGATCCTCACCGCCAAGCACCACGACGGCTTCTGCCTCTGGCCCACCGCGACCACTCGGCACAGCGTGGTGAGCAGCCCGTGGCGTGGCGGCGAGGGCGACCTCGTGCGCGAGTTCGCCGACGCTTGCCGCGCCGAGGGCCTGCGCGTCGGCGTGTATCTCTCGCCCTGGGACCGCAACCATCCCACCTACGGCGATTCGCCCGCGTACAACGCCGTCTACGCCGCGCAACTCACCGAGCTGCTCACGCGCTACGGCCCTATCCACGAAGTCTGGCACGACGGTGCCAACGGCGAAGGCCCCAACGGCAAGCGCCAGCAGTACGATTGGCCGAGCGTGTGGGCGCTGGTGAAGCGCCTGCAGCCCGAGGCGGTGATCTTCTCCGACGCCGGGCCGGACCTGCGATGGATTGGCAACGAGATCGGCGTCGCCGGCGAGACCAACTGGTCCACGGTGCGGCCGGAGATCGTACCCGTGCCCGGGCTCGAGGGCGCCGAGGTGATACGCTCGCTGCAGGAAGGCGACCGCGACGGCACGGTGTGGCGGCCCGGCGAGACGGACGTGTCCATCCGGCCCGGCTGGTTCTACCATCCAGCCGAGGACGCCCGCGTGCGCTCCGGCGAGAACATCGAGCATCTCTACTTCAGCTCAGTGGGCCGGAACTCCAAGCTCCTGCTCAACGTGCCACCGGCGCCAGCCGGATTGCTGCACGAGACCGACGTCGCCAGCTTGCGCGCGATGCGGGCGCGGCTCGACGCCCGCTTCGCCGAGGAGCGCACGGCGGGCGCGAGCTCGCGCTTCACGCCGCAGGATGCGCGACGCGCCGAGGCGCTGCGCTACTTCGCGCGGCCGGCCAGCGTCCACACGCTGGACCTCGCCGAGGACATCCGCGAAGGCCAGCGCGTGGCGCGGCACGTGGTCGAAGGCTTTGATGGGCGCGAATGGCGAGTGCTGCACCGCGGCACGACCATCGGGTACCGGCGCCTGGTGCCGATTGTGCCGCAGGAGCTCTCGGCGCTGCGCGTGCGGATCGAGGACGCGGTGGAGCCGCCGATCCCGATCCGCGTACGCGCATTCGGATGA